The Kozakia baliensis genome includes a region encoding these proteins:
- the dinB gene encoding DNA polymerase IV, with translation MSGASSSDQPIRRILHIDMDAFYASVEQRDDPSLRGLPLAVGRGEERGVVAAASYEARRFGVRSAMPSIVAKRRCPELLFVPPRFEVYRAVSAQIHAIFARYTLIIQPLSLDEAYLDVTHAIAEHGSATAIAEKIRAAIRAETNLTASAGVSYNRFLAKLASDHRKPDGLFVITPRMGPAFAASLKVEQFHGIGPATAAKMHRLGIQTGADLRECSIDKLRAHFGKSAEFYYGISRGIDERLVVADRVRKSIGTETTFETDVHSFDEASAALTRLAAKLWASCEKRKLSGRTATLKVKYADFQIVTRARSQAFPVSSEMVLLELGLAALKPLFPADKGIRLLGLTLSSLMMQTSKDTQQMLLFQE, from the coding sequence ATGAGCGGCGCTTCATCTTCCGATCAGCCGATACGACGCATTCTGCATATCGACATGGATGCTTTTTATGCCTCGGTCGAACAGCGGGACGATCCGTCTCTGCGCGGCCTTCCCCTGGCGGTCGGGCGTGGGGAGGAGCGTGGGGTCGTGGCGGCGGCGAGTTACGAGGCCCGTCGCTTCGGCGTGCGTTCGGCCATGCCGTCGATAGTGGCGAAGCGGCGCTGCCCCGAATTGCTGTTCGTGCCGCCACGCTTTGAAGTGTATCGGGCCGTTTCCGCGCAAATTCATGCGATTTTCGCTCGTTACACGCTCATCATCCAGCCGCTTTCGTTGGATGAGGCTTATCTGGATGTCACCCATGCCATTGCGGAGCATGGTTCGGCCACCGCGATTGCCGAGAAGATTCGTGCCGCCATCCGGGCGGAAACGAACCTGACAGCCTCGGCGGGCGTCTCTTACAATCGGTTTCTCGCCAAGCTGGCTTCCGATCACCGTAAGCCGGACGGTTTGTTCGTGATTACGCCACGTATGGGGCCAGCCTTCGCGGCGTCCTTGAAGGTGGAGCAGTTTCACGGCATCGGCCCGGCGACGGCCGCGAAGATGCATCGACTCGGGATTCAGACGGGCGCGGATTTGCGGGAATGTTCGATTGACAAACTGCGCGCGCATTTCGGCAAGAGTGCAGAGTTTTATTACGGTATTTCTCGCGGTATCGATGAACGGCTCGTGGTGGCGGATCGGGTGCGCAAATCCATCGGAACGGAAACGACTTTCGAAACGGATGTTCATAGTTTCGATGAAGCTTCCGCTGCTCTGACGCGGCTGGCAGCGAAACTTTGGGCCTCTTGCGAAAAAAGAAAACTGAGCGGGCGAACGGCCACGCTTAAGGTGAAATACGCCGATTTTCAGATCGTTACGCGTGCCCGGTCGCAGGCTTTTCCGGTATCGTCCGAAATGGTTTTGCTTGAGTTGGGCCTTGCCGCGTTGAAACCGCTTTTCCCTGCCGATAAAGGGATTCGTCTTTTAGGGCTGACGCTGTCCAGCCTGATGATGCAAACCTCGAAAGACACGCAACAAATGTTATTGTTTCAAGAATGA